The following are encoded together in the Clostridia bacterium genome:
- the tuf gene encoding elongation factor Tu (EF-Tu; promotes GTP-dependent binding of aminoacyl-tRNA to the A-site of ribosomes during protein biosynthesis; when the tRNA anticodon matches the mRNA codon, GTP hydrolysis results; the inactive EF-Tu-GDP leaves the ribosome and release of GDP is promoted by elongation factor Ts; many prokaryotes have two copies of the gene encoding EF-Tu), translated as GDNVKMYIELITPIAMEEGLRFAIREGGRTVGAGVVSAIHE; from the coding sequence CGGCGATAACGTGAAGATGTACATTGAGCTGATTACACCTATCGCCATGGAAGAAGGACTGCGCTTTGCTATTCGTGAAGGCGGTCGTACCGTCGGTGCCGGTGTTGTAAGTGCAATCCACGAATAG